A single genomic interval of Spinacia oleracea cultivar Varoflay chromosome 6, BTI_SOV_V1, whole genome shotgun sequence harbors:
- the LOC130464288 gene encoding uncharacterized protein, which produces MFDSVSWAIKGISGCHKTCGRLEENPVVTSEWLCKNMMSLIEANTEIPVETLRRYAQETFQLRVKKRLLYKVRSMAVEKIHGGWAEAYELLPRYAEMIKQTNPGSYALISWGATSGDLNPKFRACFFSFAAQVKGFLRGCRPIIGIDGAHLSGFYKGILITAVGIDGNNEIFVLAYGIVDTESCDSWTHFMRCLRQMFEQEGCNKDDWTFISDRMKGVDLAVRDTFPRATRRVCCQHLYMNCKNNGFSGSAFFKLFWIAANAHNEYVYGKALEKITAHDPNAAAYLDTCQEQWSRHMFDPAVCCDHNTTNFVESFNACTKPYRDMPVFSLLEAIRKWCMERVGARFDMAIDMEDGQLTEYAKKEVDERTGESRFCYATACGGGKFEVRDAHVNFPIRLSTRSCGCGKWQISGIPCKHALRVIYDQRLNPIDFVSPFFKSAAYKLTYADHIHPMSDPTQWPNFSLPTIQPPVIKRQVGRPAKKRKRGPNEPRKGKRNSNVKCGKCREFGHNSRTCKNGGPSTGPSTSAAAGASTSQGGPRGRKRANTAT; this is translated from the exons ATGTTTGACAGTGTCAGTTGGGCTATTAAGGGGATCAGTGGGTGCCACAAAACTTGTGGGAGATTGGAGGAGAACCCTGTGGTGACCTCTGAGTGGCTATGTAAGAACATGATGAGTCTAATTGAGGCCAACACTGAAATTCCTGTTGAGACATTGAGAAGGTATGCACAGGAGACATTTCAATTGAGGGTTAAAAAGAGATTGTTGTACAAAGTAAGGAGTATGGCAGTAGAGAAGATACATGGTGGTTGGGCTGAGGCTTATGAGTTGCTTCCTAGGTATGCTGAGATGATTAAACAGACAAACCCAGGAAGTTATGCACTGATTTCATGGGGTGCTACAAGTGGGGATCTGAACCCCAAGTTCAGAGCTTGTTTCTTCTCCTTTGCTGCTCAAGTCAAGGGGTTTTTGAGGGGGTGCAGGCCTATAATTGGAATAGATGGGGCTCATCTAAGTGGGTTTTACAAGGGAATCCTAATCACAGCTGTTGGCATTGATGGGAACAATGAAATATTTGTTCTGGCTTATGGGATAGTGGACACTGAGAGCTGTGATAGTTGGACACATTTCATGAGATGCTTGAGGCAGATGTTTGAGCAAGAGGGTTGCAACAAAGATGATTGGACCTTCATCAGTGACAGGATGAAG GGAGTTGACTTGGCAGTGAGAGATACTTTTCCTAGAGCTACTAGGAGAGTTTGCTGCCAACACTTGTACATGAATTGCAAAAACAATGGATTTAGTGGATCTGCTTTCTTCAAACTGTTTTGGATAGCTGCAAATGCACACAATGAGTATGTGTATGGTAAAGCATTAGAGAAGATCACTGCTCATGATCCAAATGCTGCTGCATACTTGGACACATGCCAGGAGCAGTGGTCCAGGCATATGTTTGACCCTGCTGtttgttgtgatcacaacacaacaaactttgtggagtcattcaatgcatgcacaaaaccatacagagacaTGCCTGTATTCTCATTGTTGGAAG CAATCAGAAAGTGGTGTATGGAGAGGGTTGGGGCAAGATTTGACATGGCAATTGATATGGAGGATGGTCAGTTGACTGAGTATGCCAAGAAAGAGGTGGATGAAAGAACAGGAGAGTCTAGGTTCTGCTATGCTACAGCCTGTGGTGGGGGGAAATTTGAGGTCAGAGATGCACATGTGAACTTCCCCATCAGGTTATCAACTAGAAGCTGTGGGTGTGGGAAGTGGCAAATTTCTGGAATCCCCTGCAAGCATGCACTCAGGGTGATTTATGACCAAAGGCTGAACCCCATTGATTTTGTCTCCCCATTCTTCAAGTCTGCTGCATACAAGCTTACATATGCAGACCACATTCACCCCATGTCAGACCCAACACAGTGGCCTAACTTTTCTCTCCCTACCATTCAGCCTCCAGTCATCAAAAGACAAGTTGGCAGACCtgctaagaagagaaagagaggaccAAATGAACCCAGGAAGGGGAAGAGGAACAGCAATGTGAAATGTGGAAAGTGCAGGGAGTTTGGTCATAACTCAAGGACATGTAAGAATGGAGGACCAAGCACTGGACCAAGCACTTCAGCAGCAGCAGGAGCAAGTACATCACAAGGGGGTCCAAGGGGGAGGAAAAGAGCAAACACAGCAACTTAA